gtatgacagtcgtatcaaattccgttatatttacaacaatgcgcGAGCAAATCAAACATAATAAATGAAATggtaaaaatatgggtacagcaatCATAACTGGGTTACTATCTCAAAACAATCATTtaccaaaaaaatcatttaatgtaTTCTATtgctgtatatacatgtattgaatgTCTTTTAAGGCTGAATGCCTGGAGtcacattatacatgtacataatgtatTCTAAGGCCATTTTACATGGAGTCACAGTTTACATGTACGTATTATATATGCCTTGCTGCTTTGATTCTCATTTTACGCGTACGGAATGTACTCTGAGACATTGATAACAACTCTTATAGATGAGTTATATACTTTGCTTGTTTGTCTTATTTGTtagatagtgtaaatatttaatgtttaactCTAGTcttgtatataaacaaaatatatgttgtCGTTCATTTCAATATAACATAAGATATAATATGGTGTCAAGTGGTAAATATTGGTTTTAATGAATGTGTGAGTTCACACAAAATAAATTATGGAAGTGTATCATATGTATTTAGTAATATACTATAGTCATGTGTAATGCAATTttagtttaaaggggcactagctgtcaaattcatgttcaccgattatAATCagattctcatatttgatttattacaatgtaaaacatttatcaaaactatcaaaagtctaaataaaacaataaacaaggcaCAGGCATGAACATACGTAGCTTAGTTGCGTGTGTATTTGAGTCTAGACGCTATCTAATTATTTATTGAGTTGACCACTATAGTCagccgatgaccatataagcaatgttaacataaatatagatataaatagactAAACAAACACGTGCTGTTGAATTATTCTTAGTCTATctaatttcatattacagataaaaaaataaatgtttatcatcgtttttatcTGTATAAGAATGTTTATTTGTGAatcaaatcagtcaatcaaatgatttacctttgtttcactttcaatgttgacattcccttcctttaaataaatttacacaTTCAATtaacgtgttatccatctcaagctacgGGGTcgaattaaagttcacatgaatacggattcaatgaggtcgaaatattcacttgcaagtgaataattcataatcaatgtttgttttgcttattttgacaaaattgaaccttattGACTACTAAAAAGGAATTATTACTtcactatttgtatttcattactgattgagcccaaaaaaataatatattaggtTTTTCAGATATCTCGTGGCTAGTGTCCCTTTAAGGAGATAAAATGAAGCGATAAAGAACTTCAGATTATTTTACAATGCAGCCACTTCTCAATTGTTTTTGGTTGAATGTTGATTAATGGTTGCCTTATAGTATTGCCTTATTGGTTGCTGTGCCACAAACATATATCTCATATCACGTTTAGATAAAAACTATCATTTTTCAATACGTAGATCACAGTTAGACTCGACTTTTAATCTAATCTGAAGTATTTGCAATGATACATGTACTTGATAAGATACCGATGAATGGGTTCAATGTTTAATTTGTTCTATGCTTTGgtattatcataaatatttttaaaaacacgTACTTCTCATTTTGGTATctagtggacagttgtctcattggcaatcataccacatcttcttttttatgaacATTGTGAACATCATATGTACATATTGACCTAAGATAAAAATGATTGTTTATATTCTATGTATGAATTCCGTATGTATTTCTTTGTTTATTCGTATGCATGTGTTATTATAATAGTTCAGAGACTGTAAAGTTGCTTAATTGtctcttttatttcaatttgataaTCGTTAATGTGGACCATGGTTGACCTTCTATACAATAGGTACCAGGACAGTATACCCACACGCTATCATTAGGATGTAATTGTAGTGCATGGACAATAATACCGGTAAGTGCCATTGATCCACCATGGCTGTTATAACCAATCTCTGTGTCTGATATCGCTGCAGCATTCATGTCATTGTGGTAGACGTAGTATTGAGCATCATTGGTTTTGGAGcgaattgacacagaaattaaataCAATCCTGCCTTTTCACAAATAAACTTCCCGGTACTTTTATATGCAGACATGTTATTGATGCCAACACTAAACTTAACGATGTCAAACTTTATTATACCAGACATGGTCCTGCTAGATGTAGGTTGAGCAGTCATAGccactgagaaaaaaaatttgacagttttataaaaaaaacttaatttgatAACTATATTAACGGTTATATCATATACCGGTTTCGATTGGgttctttttctaaatttttaacgCCACAACTTTGATTTTGTGATTAATTTGATGGACAACAAGAAATATGATTGTTTTAAGTTCAACAATAAAAAGCAGTTCGTGTTGAAGACATAGTATCTGAATTAGTTCTACGTGATCCTCAGTTGGATATAAAATAACCATACTGTTTGATTTGAAATTatggaaaaaaattaattcatacaAGCATAACACATAAATACCTAGCTCCGTGTTGGTGTCTTTCTGTCGCTGTAATTGGATGAATTTTTGGTTGTCACGTATAGATGTATCATGAATTTTTTACTCAAACTCGGTGAAAACTGTACTTTGGTTTTCAGCTCAGTACCTAAATCCGTAATTGACGTAGTGTGGTTCGTTTGTAGAATTTTAATTTGTGCACTTATATCCTTAAATGAAGTATTGTGATTCGTCTTTAAAGTCTTTTATCTGGGTGCTCAACTCCCTTATTGACCTATTACTGTTTGCTTCGTCTTCCTGTATCTTACGAtataacgcaataaaatcctgaATTCGAGTCTGATACTTCATATTAAAAGAATTTGTTTGGGCAGAAATAGATTGTATTTCTTGTTGTAAAGCTTGAAGTTCTTGTAGTGGTTTGATGCTTTAGATTTTCAATGTCCTTGTCAACCAAGAGTGATTTTGTTAATTCTTTGTTCGTTTCATTCCGTAATGATGAGATTTCATTTTCCATCAAATCTCTATCGTTCCGCAACACATTATTTTCCATCTTTAAGGCGTTATAATTCAGTTCAAGATTCAAGTATTTTTGCTGTGATTGTAGAtatttttgttcaaattgacAGTATCCGTagtttagttttgttttgtttttcaatttctgCTAACTTCTTATCAAGTAGATCGAATTTGTGTTGCAGTTGTGACGTAAGTAGGGTAAGAGAGTTATCCAATAACGTTGTTTTTTGCTCGTGAAGTTTCATTCCTTCATATAGCTTTAATAAAGTAATATTCTGATTGGGAGTCGCTGTCCCTCCATTTCCTTGAGGAGTGTCAAGGAGAAAGCTGTTTACTGAAGCCAACAAAAGAAAAAGCAACACCAACATTTTGTAGTTTCTAATACACGGTTGTTAATTTGTTTTGGTGGTTAACCTAACGCAAATGATCAATACAGACAATAGTGATAAAATATGTTATactctttttataaataattttcagaTATAGATTTTGCAGATtgctattatcatgattatcactCATACACAAAT
The window above is part of the Mytilus edulis chromosome 6, xbMytEdul2.2, whole genome shotgun sequence genome. Proteins encoded here:
- the LOC139529019 gene encoding uncharacterized protein, producing the protein MTAQPTSSRTMSGIIKFDIVKFSVGINNMSAYKSTGKFICEKAGLYLISVSIRSKTNDAQYYVYHNDMNAAAISDTEIGYNSHGGSMALTGIIVHALQLHPNDSVWVYCPGTYCIEGQPWSTLTIIKLK